One Luteibacter aegosomaticola genomic window carries:
- a CDS encoding SAM-dependent methyltransferase, protein MLGLAERGWLPDAVLRMGIRGLCAERLAHERRGGGEVTATRFHALIDELRHSEVALHTDAANGQHYELPPAFFTLCLGSRLKYSSCYYPRPGMSLDEAEEAMLALYGERAELADGQSILELGCGWGSLTLWMAQRFPRARITAVSNSAPQRRHIEARCAALNITNVHVITADVNTLALLEGDFDRCVSVEMFEHMRNYATLLGRISHWLKPGGKLFVHIFAHRTLMYPFDTNGDNDWMARHFFTGGLMPAADTLLWFQDDLRIERRWLLDGTHYQRTANHWLARQDSQRDAVMAVLAEAYGSAAGLWFQRWRMFWMACAELFGYAGGQEWLVAHYRFTRPVP, encoded by the coding sequence ATGCTTGGCCTCGCCGAGCGCGGCTGGTTGCCGGATGCCGTGTTGCGCATGGGCATCCGCGGCTTGTGCGCGGAACGGCTTGCGCACGAACGGCGTGGCGGCGGTGAGGTCACCGCCACGCGCTTCCATGCGTTGATCGATGAGCTGCGCCACAGCGAGGTCGCGCTGCATACCGACGCGGCCAATGGCCAGCATTACGAGCTGCCACCGGCATTCTTCACCCTCTGTCTTGGCAGCCGCCTGAAATATTCGAGTTGCTACTACCCGCGGCCGGGCATGAGCCTGGACGAGGCGGAAGAGGCGATGCTTGCGCTGTACGGTGAGCGCGCGGAGCTCGCCGATGGGCAATCGATCCTTGAGCTGGGCTGCGGCTGGGGTTCGCTCACGCTGTGGATGGCGCAGCGCTTTCCACGGGCCCGGATCACGGCGGTATCGAACTCCGCGCCGCAGCGGCGGCATATCGAGGCGCGTTGCGCGGCGTTGAACATCACCAACGTCCATGTCATCACCGCCGACGTGAACACGCTCGCCCTGCTCGAAGGGGACTTCGATCGCTGTGTGTCCGTGGAAATGTTCGAGCACATGCGCAACTACGCGACGCTGCTGGGCCGGATCAGCCACTGGTTGAAGCCGGGCGGCAAGCTGTTCGTGCATATCTTCGCCCACCGCACCCTGATGTATCCGTTCGATACCAATGGCGACAACGACTGGATGGCCCGGCACTTCTTCACGGGCGGCCTGATGCCGGCGGCGGATACGCTGCTATGGTTCCAGGACGATCTGCGCATCGAGCGGCGCTGGCTGCTCGATGGCACGCACTACCAGCGGACCGCGAACCACTGGCTGGCCCGGCAGGATAGCCAGCGCGACGCGGTGATGGCCGTGCTGGCCGAGGCCTACGGGTCCGCCGCAGGCCTGTGGTTCCAGCGCTGGCGCATGTTCTGGATGGCCTGCGCCGAGCTGTTTGGCTATGCCGGTGGCCAGGAGTGGCTCGTGGCGCACTATCGGTTCACCCGGCCAGTGCCGTAA
- the egtB gene encoding ergothioneine biosynthesis protein EgtB — translation MQAIFESLAADNAAAIATCTSAPAQTLAERYDAVRARTDALVAALEPEDMQVQSMPDASPAKWHLAHTTWFFETFLLGPNVPGYSVFDPVYGYLFNSYYEAVGPRHPRPTRGLVTRPGIEGVRAYRRHVDTHMRRLIASGLDAEHEALLQLGFAHEEQHQELLVMDVQHLFAQSPLKPAFDPAWPAAEAGPAGRYRHVAGGPVRIGATDEPFAFDNEGPRHTAWLEPFQLADRLVTNGQWLAFMALGGYRRAELWLSDGWAQCQAEGWEAPLYWQRDDDTWFHMTPGGWKPVDPDAAVVHVSYYEADAYARWAGARLPTEAEWEHAVRTRHDLEQVYDTAWQWTASAYTAYPGFKASDDAVGEYNGKFMSGQMVLRGGASVTPPGHSRPSYRNFYRPGQRWMFAGLRLARDLALDDDDERQAFLRDTLAGLGAPRKTFSPKYFYDGAGSALFEAICETQEYYPTRTETALLTSIAPALAGAIPEGAVLLELGSGASEKTRLLLDAAPGLSAYVPVDISPDALQGAAERLRAAYPSLSIVPVVADFTRGIEVPVALADKPVVAFFPGSTIGNFEADEAVALLRAVRRRLGPGSRFIVGADQVKPVDTLLAAYDDAEGITAAFNRNVLVRINRELGGDFDVGAFEHRAIWNAEKSRIEMHLESRVAQTVTVSGQRFTFEAGETIHTENSHKFTPESFAALAARAGWSVEQQWISEAPAFGVFLLAAV, via the coding sequence ATGCAAGCCATTTTTGAATCCCTGGCCGCGGATAACGCCGCGGCCATCGCGACCTGTACGAGCGCGCCGGCGCAGACCCTCGCCGAGCGCTATGACGCGGTCCGCGCGCGCACCGACGCCCTCGTGGCCGCGCTTGAGCCCGAAGACATGCAGGTGCAGTCCATGCCGGATGCCAGCCCGGCCAAATGGCACCTCGCGCATACCACGTGGTTCTTCGAAACCTTCCTGCTGGGGCCGAACGTGCCCGGCTACAGCGTGTTCGATCCGGTCTACGGCTACCTGTTCAACTCGTACTACGAGGCCGTGGGGCCCCGGCATCCGCGCCCCACGCGTGGTCTCGTGACGCGTCCGGGCATCGAGGGCGTGCGCGCCTACCGCCGCCACGTGGATACGCATATGCGCCGCCTGATCGCTTCGGGGCTCGATGCCGAGCACGAGGCGCTGCTGCAGCTTGGGTTCGCCCACGAGGAGCAACATCAGGAACTGCTGGTGATGGATGTGCAGCACCTGTTCGCGCAATCGCCGCTCAAGCCTGCCTTCGATCCGGCGTGGCCTGCGGCCGAGGCCGGTCCCGCAGGCCGCTACCGGCATGTCGCGGGTGGCCCGGTGCGTATCGGCGCGACCGATGAGCCCTTCGCGTTCGATAACGAGGGCCCACGGCACACGGCATGGCTCGAGCCGTTCCAGCTTGCTGACCGGCTGGTCACCAATGGCCAGTGGCTGGCGTTCATGGCCCTGGGCGGTTACCGCCGTGCCGAGCTGTGGCTCTCCGACGGTTGGGCACAGTGCCAGGCCGAGGGCTGGGAGGCACCGCTGTACTGGCAGCGCGACGACGATACGTGGTTTCACATGACGCCCGGTGGCTGGAAGCCGGTGGATCCCGATGCCGCCGTGGTGCACGTGAGCTACTACGAAGCGGACGCCTACGCCCGCTGGGCCGGCGCTCGCTTGCCCACCGAGGCCGAGTGGGAACATGCGGTACGCACGCGGCATGACCTCGAGCAGGTGTACGACACCGCGTGGCAGTGGACCGCCAGCGCCTACACGGCGTACCCGGGCTTCAAGGCGAGCGACGATGCGGTGGGCGAGTACAACGGTAAATTCATGAGCGGGCAGATGGTGCTGCGCGGCGGTGCGTCGGTGACCCCGCCGGGGCATTCGCGTCCGTCATACCGTAATTTCTACCGCCCTGGGCAGCGCTGGATGTTTGCTGGCCTGCGCCTGGCGCGCGATCTCGCGCTGGACGACGATGACGAGCGCCAGGCCTTCCTGCGCGATACGCTCGCTGGCCTGGGCGCGCCGCGCAAAACGTTCTCACCGAAGTACTTCTACGACGGCGCTGGCTCTGCGCTGTTCGAGGCGATCTGCGAGACGCAGGAGTATTACCCGACGCGTACGGAGACCGCGCTGCTTACTTCGATTGCGCCGGCACTCGCCGGGGCGATCCCGGAAGGCGCCGTCCTGCTTGAGCTGGGCAGTGGTGCAAGCGAAAAGACGCGCCTGCTGCTGGATGCGGCGCCGGGCCTGTCTGCCTATGTGCCCGTTGATATCAGCCCCGATGCCTTGCAAGGCGCGGCAGAGCGGTTGCGCGCGGCGTATCCGTCGCTCTCGATCGTGCCGGTGGTAGCGGATTTCACGCGCGGCATCGAGGTACCGGTTGCACTGGCGGATAAGCCGGTCGTCGCCTTCTTCCCTGGTTCGACGATCGGCAACTTCGAGGCCGACGAAGCCGTGGCCTTGCTGCGTGCGGTACGTCGCCGGCTGGGCCCGGGCTCGCGTTTCATCGTGGGAGCCGACCAGGTCAAGCCGGTCGATACCTTGCTGGCGGCCTATGACGATGCCGAGGGCATCACGGCGGCGTTCAACCGGAATGTCCTGGTGCGTATCAACCGCGAGCTAGGCGGCGATTTCGACGTGGGCGCCTTCGAGCACCGCGCGATCTGGAATGCGGAGAAATCACGCATCGAGATGCACCTGGAGAGCCGCGTGGCGCAGACGGTGACGGTGTCGGGCCAGCGTTTCACCTTTGAAGCCGGTGAAACGATCCACACCGAGAACTCGCACAAGTTCACGCCCGAGTCGTTCGCCGCGCTGGCGGCGCGGGCGGGGTGGTCGGTTGAACAGCAGTGGATCTCGGAAGCCCCCGCCTTCGGCGTATTCCTGCTCGCCGCGGTCTGA
- a CDS encoding DUF427 domain-containing protein, giving the protein MSSRPVRIPGPDHPITITPAQGRVVVRFGDQVIADTRHALSLKEASYPAVLYIPRGDASMASLRRSEHTTWCPYKGEASYYSLPGNSEAAINAIWTYETPSEHVASIEGHLAFYPDRVTIEHTPD; this is encoded by the coding sequence ATGTCCTCCCGTCCCGTCAGGATCCCCGGCCCCGACCACCCGATCACCATCACGCCGGCCCAGGGCCGGGTGGTGGTGCGTTTTGGCGACCAGGTGATCGCCGATACACGCCATGCGCTGAGCCTGAAAGAGGCCAGCTACCCCGCGGTGCTCTACATCCCGCGTGGGGACGCCAGCATGGCCAGCCTCCGCCGCAGCGAGCACACCACCTGGTGTCCGTACAAGGGCGAGGCCTCGTATTACAGCCTGCCTGGCAACAGCGAAGCCGCGATCAATGCGATCTGGACGTATGAGACGCCCAGCGAGCACGTCGCCTCCATCGAGGGCCACCTGGCCTTCTACCCCGACCGCGTGACGATCGAGCACACGCCCGACTAA